The proteins below are encoded in one region of Stieleria sp. JC731:
- a CDS encoding secretin N-terminal domain-containing protein: MLPVHPNAISDSCRSKLLQLISPVTGRTRMFVAAKVSTLVVAAACCGPTAVGQNYGPQSGIPNGASQTTPFRLPSMTGESVGSASSAGAMVRPASASTVTVTPQQTAAQSTAMTNQAPQLRKLAVPPQHVQSIANALNMRFQDLPGVTIAPDARNGQLVVMAPPTTQATIAGHVKHMVAGAIQQASASINAPLSMRLENISWREFERDLKQAAGTEIPMTTRNNGNEVTFQMNVAPMRGTMVQVDRRQNFVTVHAPDPAIPGWEKMIRALDRVPNRYDDITEVHRLENADMAPVQRTMRLLRALRNEPLPEAPGSVFQNAVMQADQSADTPPPSDVETGEAGEEGSGPLGDVQIEYVPELGQIIVKGTTRDVQRVMDLIKEIESKAELTQPDSKVVTLEHADANAVSELLTQLYEDVLSSRQGDVSITSLDNPNALLLIGRTEAISSLEELIAKIDQPVDPRSRLRVFRLQNASATDAEETIRGFFVDRPGSEEDVRPGLGTRVRISADYRTNSLIVSASPRDMTEVTRLINELDVEKTTAKMELRVFQLQNAIAEDLATTLQDAFTGGDVSSSEDATAPSASLSIVAVDSDERRTVESGILSGASITAETTGNSIVVRASSSSMPLIAELIRQLDRAPGIDSLVKVFTIENGDATQLSTALEQLFGSEAATSGTGVGGANLAGLPSSTASSDSSLVPLRFTTDIRTNSIVASGSASDLEVVESILIRLDSEGFAERITEVIWLKNNNAEDVAAAITSYVNSRLQSQSQIQQFQSGLSAYDLLDRDIIAVAEAYSNSLLLSVSPRLYEEVRSLIDRLDRRRPMVLIKVVLAEVSLTDQFEIGTELGLQDSLAFSRDQAVADVFGTRATGASGFNFNNAGVANVNDLNREDVVGGAVSTFGLGQSNPSIGYGGFVLNAASESVSLLFRTLQDAGRAQIISTPKLMTADNTNARIEVGREIARFRGNTVSGNGVISPQIEDIQVGLIMEVLPRIGRDGTISLNLDITRSDRDQGTGTLVPTGVEGETVLIEDIINTTAQVTLSVYSGQTVIVGGLIQKSRANQSRRLPYLSNIPVLGNLFKYDFESETRSELLIVMTPMLITGDQDLEYVKQTESSRMSWCLADVVEAHGDVGLSGGYGLWGPAIGPTIYPDVQPTVDGEMVIGDLPEGIIPGRSRDLEAELSAPMTSVQGRVGTGPVITPAPGIAPTIAPPSIIIDESDIASPADDSVLPESGINQSSFNSASGMIGGDQTLPASWTKTQR, encoded by the coding sequence GTGTTACCCGTGCACCCCAACGCGATCTCCGATAGCTGCCGCAGCAAACTGTTGCAGTTAATCTCTCCGGTGACCGGCCGTACAAGGATGTTCGTTGCAGCCAAAGTCAGCACGCTTGTCGTCGCTGCGGCCTGCTGCGGCCCAACGGCTGTCGGCCAAAACTATGGCCCTCAGTCGGGCATTCCAAACGGAGCGTCTCAGACGACACCGTTCCGGCTGCCTTCGATGACCGGCGAAAGCGTTGGCAGTGCAAGCTCCGCTGGCGCGATGGTGCGTCCGGCTTCGGCTTCGACTGTAACGGTCACCCCGCAGCAGACTGCCGCACAGTCGACTGCGATGACCAACCAAGCGCCACAGTTGCGAAAGCTGGCGGTGCCTCCGCAGCACGTCCAATCGATCGCGAACGCATTAAATATGCGATTCCAGGATTTGCCTGGCGTAACAATCGCACCGGACGCACGAAACGGCCAACTGGTCGTCATGGCCCCGCCAACGACGCAGGCCACCATCGCCGGACATGTAAAACACATGGTCGCTGGTGCCATCCAACAAGCGTCGGCATCGATCAATGCTCCGTTATCGATGCGTTTGGAAAACATCTCTTGGCGGGAATTCGAACGGGACTTGAAGCAAGCCGCCGGTACCGAAATCCCAATGACGACTCGCAACAACGGGAACGAAGTCACATTTCAAATGAATGTGGCCCCGATGCGTGGCACGATGGTTCAAGTCGACCGACGACAAAACTTCGTCACCGTCCATGCTCCCGACCCGGCAATCCCCGGTTGGGAAAAGATGATTCGCGCACTCGATCGTGTCCCGAACCGATACGACGACATCACCGAAGTTCATCGCCTGGAAAACGCCGACATGGCACCGGTGCAACGGACAATGCGTTTGCTGCGTGCGTTGCGCAATGAACCGTTGCCGGAAGCCCCAGGCAGCGTATTCCAAAACGCGGTCATGCAAGCGGACCAATCTGCCGACACGCCCCCGCCAAGCGATGTCGAAACGGGCGAAGCCGGTGAAGAAGGCAGCGGCCCGCTGGGTGACGTACAAATCGAATACGTCCCAGAACTTGGACAGATCATTGTCAAAGGAACCACCCGTGACGTCCAACGGGTGATGGACTTGATCAAAGAGATCGAATCCAAAGCGGAGTTGACTCAACCCGATTCGAAAGTCGTCACGCTCGAACATGCAGACGCGAACGCGGTTTCCGAGCTACTGACGCAGCTTTACGAAGACGTCTTGTCCAGCCGACAAGGCGACGTCAGCATCACGTCGTTGGACAACCCCAATGCCTTGTTGTTGATCGGCCGTACCGAAGCGATTAGCTCGCTGGAAGAACTGATCGCCAAGATCGACCAACCGGTAGATCCGCGTAGCCGTCTGCGAGTCTTCCGTCTTCAGAATGCTTCGGCGACCGATGCAGAAGAAACGATCCGCGGTTTCTTTGTCGATCGACCAGGATCCGAAGAAGACGTCCGTCCCGGGCTGGGCACCAGAGTTCGCATCTCAGCCGACTACCGCACCAACTCGCTGATCGTCAGTGCCTCGCCACGTGACATGACCGAAGTCACTCGGCTGATCAACGAACTGGATGTCGAGAAGACAACGGCGAAAATGGAGCTACGTGTCTTCCAACTGCAGAACGCGATCGCCGAAGACTTGGCAACAACGTTGCAAGACGCCTTCACCGGCGGCGACGTTTCATCCAGTGAAGATGCGACCGCACCTTCGGCATCACTGTCTATCGTCGCTGTCGATAGCGATGAACGTCGCACGGTCGAATCCGGCATCCTTTCGGGTGCATCGATCACCGCAGAAACAACGGGCAACTCGATCGTCGTTCGGGCCTCTTCGTCCAGCATGCCCCTGATCGCTGAACTGATCCGCCAGTTGGATCGTGCCCCCGGAATCGATTCGCTGGTCAAGGTATTCACCATCGAAAACGGTGACGCGACGCAACTGTCAACCGCGTTGGAGCAACTGTTCGGTTCCGAAGCGGCAACCTCGGGCACCGGCGTCGGTGGTGCAAACCTTGCAGGATTGCCATCGTCGACCGCGTCAAGCGACAGTTCGCTGGTACCACTTCGTTTCACGACCGACATTCGCACCAATAGCATCGTTGCCAGCGGTTCGGCGTCTGACCTTGAAGTTGTCGAAAGTATCCTGATCCGTTTGGATAGCGAAGGCTTTGCCGAACGAATCACCGAGGTCATTTGGCTGAAGAACAACAACGCCGAAGACGTTGCCGCGGCCATCACCAGCTACGTGAACTCACGATTGCAGTCGCAATCACAGATCCAGCAATTCCAGTCAGGCCTCAGTGCTTACGACCTGCTTGATCGTGACATCATCGCGGTTGCCGAAGCCTACTCGAACAGTCTTCTGCTAAGCGTTTCGCCACGACTTTACGAAGAGGTCCGTTCGCTGATCGACCGACTCGATCGCCGTCGCCCGATGGTCTTGATCAAAGTTGTACTTGCTGAGGTTTCGCTAACCGACCAGTTCGAAATCGGCACCGAGTTGGGACTGCAAGACTCGCTTGCCTTCAGTCGCGACCAAGCGGTTGCGGACGTATTCGGAACGCGAGCGACAGGTGCATCAGGGTTCAACTTCAACAACGCTGGCGTCGCCAACGTCAATGACTTGAATCGCGAAGATGTCGTTGGCGGTGCGGTCTCGACCTTTGGTCTTGGACAATCCAATCCGTCGATCGGATACGGTGGCTTCGTGCTCAACGCGGCCAGCGAATCGGTCAGCCTGTTGTTCCGCACGCTGCAAGACGCAGGTCGTGCTCAAATCATCAGTACTCCAAAGTTGATGACCGCTGACAACACGAACGCCCGTATCGAAGTCGGTCGCGAAATCGCTCGATTCCGTGGCAACACGGTGTCTGGCAACGGTGTGATCTCACCACAGATCGAAGACATCCAAGTCGGTTTGATCATGGAAGTCTTGCCACGAATCGGTCGTGACGGAACGATCTCCTTGAACCTAGATATCACCCGTTCGGACCGTGATCAAGGGACCGGTACGCTGGTCCCAACAGGTGTCGAAGGCGAGACGGTTCTGATCGAAGACATCATCAACACGACAGCCCAAGTCACCTTGTCGGTCTACAGCGGACAAACGGTCATCGTGGGTGGTTTGATCCAAAAATCGCGTGCCAACCAAAGCCGCCGATTGCCTTACCTGTCCAACATTCCCGTCCTCGGCAACCTGTTCAAGTATGACTTTGAATCGGAGACCCGTAGCGAACTGTTGATCGTGATGACACCGATGCTGATCACCGGCGACCAGGACCTCGAATACGTCAAACAGACCGAGTCAAGCCGAATGAGCTGGTGCTTGGCAGACGTTGTCGAAGCCCACGGTGATGTCGGCCTCAGCGGTGGCTACGGATTGTGGGGGCCAGCGATCGGACCGACGATCTACCCCGACGTCCAACCGACCGTTGACGGCGAGATGGTCATCGGCGACTTGCCTGAAGGTATCATCCCGGGACGTAGCCGTGACTTGGAAGCCGAACTGTCCGCCCCGATGACATCGGTTCAAGGCCGCGTCGGAACCGGACCGGTAATCACGCCGGCCCCAGGGATCGCACCGACGATTGCTCCACCATCGATCATTATCGATGAAAGCGACATCGCGTCGCCGGCTGACGACAGCGTTTTGCCAGAGTCGGGCATCAACCAATCATCGTTCAACTCGGCCTCAGGGATGATCGGTGGCGACCAGACCCTGCCTGCAAGCTGGACGAAGACTCAGCGATAG
- a CDS encoding amidohydrolase family protein: MTTFGGQILLNDAKGVSEIRSGVITVDDGHIKEIEFGDVPKSVDHGDDQTLLTPGFIDTHLHLPQFDSIGAFGMPLLDWLSEVIFPAEAKWNDLDYAKSMIARVIEQCRSVGTTGVCAYATSSFEATIAALEMFSDAGIRGVIGQAMMDQFSPDSLTVPSDQLIEEVELTLRRFPSTGSMAAAVTPRWALSCTEKTLRAAAGLAKQYGATIQTHLSETTRECELVSKHYDGLSYVDVYDTMGLVTERSVFGHGIYLDKASVTTLSKANSVIAHCPTANSFLGSGTMDRQSHLASGLRISLGSDVGAGYERSMVRVGRSMIEAALSVQFQSSSFQQSGVADFSSVPSAPEAWYQITAGNAEAVRMRDAGRLAIGLPADLLVIQPSVPWLTTSCPLSTVMFSWDDRWLKQTLLGGQVVWQ, from the coding sequence ATGACAACGTTTGGTGGACAGATTCTTTTGAACGACGCCAAAGGTGTTAGTGAAATTCGATCCGGAGTGATCACCGTCGACGATGGCCACATCAAAGAGATCGAATTTGGAGACGTCCCCAAGTCGGTGGACCACGGCGATGATCAAACCTTGCTGACGCCAGGGTTCATCGATACTCATCTGCACCTACCGCAATTCGATTCGATCGGCGCCTTTGGAATGCCTCTGCTCGATTGGCTTTCCGAAGTCATCTTTCCGGCTGAGGCCAAATGGAACGATCTTGACTACGCAAAGTCGATGATTGCGCGTGTGATCGAACAATGCCGGTCTGTGGGAACGACGGGGGTATGCGCGTACGCGACGTCCTCGTTTGAAGCCACGATCGCGGCACTGGAAATGTTCAGCGATGCGGGCATTCGTGGCGTCATTGGTCAAGCCATGATGGACCAGTTCTCACCCGACTCCTTAACGGTGCCATCGGACCAGTTGATTGAAGAAGTTGAACTGACTCTGCGACGTTTTCCTTCGACCGGATCGATGGCTGCTGCCGTCACACCGCGATGGGCACTCTCCTGCACCGAAAAGACCTTACGGGCGGCAGCCGGGCTTGCGAAGCAGTACGGGGCAACAATACAGACTCACCTTTCCGAAACGACGCGTGAATGCGAGCTCGTATCAAAGCATTACGACGGGCTCAGCTATGTCGATGTTTATGACACGATGGGGCTAGTGACCGAGCGAAGTGTTTTCGGTCATGGCATCTACCTCGACAAAGCTTCCGTCACGACGCTTTCGAAAGCGAATTCGGTGATCGCCCATTGTCCTACAGCCAATTCATTTTTAGGAAGCGGCACGATGGATCGCCAATCTCATTTGGCGAGTGGCTTGAGAATCTCTTTGGGAAGCGATGTGGGGGCGGGGTACGAAAGGTCAATGGTGCGAGTCGGCCGATCCATGATTGAGGCGGCTTTGTCGGTCCAATTTCAATCGTCTTCGTTTCAACAATCCGGCGTCGCTGACTTTTCGAGCGTCCCGAGCGCGCCGGAAGCTTGGTACCAAATCACCGCCGGAAATGCGGAAGCTGTTCGAATGCGAGATGCCGGGCGATTGGCGATTGGGCTACCCGCGGACTTGTTGGTCATTCAACCGAGCGTTCCTTGGCTGACCACCAGCTGTCCACTGTCCACCGTGATGTTTTCCTGGGATGATCGGTGGCTAAAGCAAACGCTATTGGGTGGGCAAGTCGTCTGGCAATGA
- a CDS encoding DNA polymerase IV gives MILHIDMDAFYASIEQRDDPTLRGKPVVVGGGGGRGVVAAASYEAREYGIHSAMPGRRAAQLCPHAVFLRGRHAHYADVGRQVREIFSRYTPLVQPLSLDEAFLDVSGTMRLFGDAEVIGRRIKNEIAEELGLTASVGVAPRKFIAKIASDIEKPNGFVVVHEDEIQSFLDPLPVERVWGVGKVGAKRLHRIGLRRIEDIRRYDADILKTKLGSWGMHLWRLANGIDAREVVPDRNAKQISHERTFSEDQSDFDFLHSVVCFLCEQTAMRLRRHDRKAGSIGLKYRREDFRTFSKSKVLETPIDETSGIIRVASELLEMMRNTEPRPVRLIGVSLSSLVSSDTPTQLSLFDDPGQAQAERKVDRVIDKLADQLGDRGVYRAGSHNWRHRPKT, from the coding sequence ATGATTCTTCACATCGATATGGATGCGTTCTACGCTTCCATTGAACAACGAGACGACCCAACGTTGCGTGGGAAACCCGTTGTTGTCGGTGGTGGAGGCGGACGTGGGGTGGTTGCGGCGGCAAGCTACGAAGCTCGGGAATATGGGATTCACAGTGCGATGCCTGGTCGACGTGCCGCACAGTTGTGTCCGCACGCGGTGTTCTTGCGAGGCAGGCATGCTCACTATGCCGACGTTGGGCGACAGGTACGCGAGATCTTTTCGCGATACACTCCGTTGGTGCAACCGCTGTCTTTGGATGAAGCCTTTCTGGATGTCAGCGGAACGATGCGGTTGTTCGGTGACGCTGAAGTGATCGGGCGGAGAATCAAAAATGAAATCGCCGAGGAACTAGGGTTAACGGCTAGCGTAGGCGTCGCGCCGCGAAAGTTTATCGCCAAGATTGCCAGCGACATCGAAAAGCCCAACGGTTTTGTCGTGGTGCATGAGGACGAGATTCAAAGTTTTTTGGATCCCCTTCCTGTCGAACGTGTTTGGGGCGTCGGAAAGGTCGGTGCCAAACGTCTACATCGAATCGGCCTGAGACGAATTGAGGACATCCGCCGCTATGATGCCGACATCCTAAAAACGAAGCTTGGTTCTTGGGGGATGCATCTCTGGCGATTGGCCAATGGAATCGATGCTCGCGAAGTCGTCCCAGACCGGAATGCGAAACAGATCAGTCATGAGCGAACGTTTTCGGAGGATCAATCAGACTTTGACTTCTTGCATTCGGTTGTCTGTTTCCTCTGCGAGCAAACTGCGATGCGCCTTCGCCGGCACGATCGCAAGGCAGGATCAATCGGCCTGAAATACCGGCGAGAAGACTTTCGCACGTTTTCCAAATCCAAGGTCCTTGAAACGCCGATCGACGAAACGTCCGGGATCATCCGTGTGGCATCCGAACTTCTCGAAATGATGCGCAACACGGAACCGCGGCCGGTGCGACTAATCGGGGTCTCATTGTCATCGCTCGTTTCCAGTGATACTCCGACGCAGCTGTCACTTTTTGATGATCCCGGCCAAGCACAAGCGGAGCGAAAGGTTGATCGAGTAATTGACAAGCTCGCAGACCAACTTGGAGATCGCGGTGTTTATCGGGCAGGTAGCCACAATTGGCGTCATCGGCCAAAAACATAG
- a CDS encoding HAD-IIB family hydrolase, translating to MTSIHTLATDLDGTLIPLDDSAQFTDALSSLKQFVNEREIQLLYVSGRSWNLVSDAIEQSGLPFPDAAICDVGTTIYVRNESKYEVSDEYADCLRSILSGWRAPQVLAAIDELDDAVWQQPADCQTEFKMSFFFELSQQAQVCEKVDDWIATNAAPVSTVVSRQIEGPLGLIDVLPSGVHKGFALRWWFENHDAPLSSAVYCGDSGNDSAAMTCGVNGVVVGNADDHLCSAMKKAPDANVYFAKGKSTIGVFEGLRHFCDRN from the coding sequence ATGACCTCGATTCATACGCTGGCAACGGACCTGGACGGAACGTTGATCCCGCTGGACGATTCAGCCCAGTTCACAGACGCACTCTCGTCTCTAAAGCAATTCGTCAACGAACGTGAAATTCAGTTGCTATACGTGAGCGGGCGGTCTTGGAATCTGGTCAGTGATGCGATCGAGCAATCCGGTTTGCCATTTCCGGATGCGGCTATTTGTGATGTCGGGACCACGATCTACGTTAGAAATGAATCGAAGTACGAAGTTTCGGACGAATATGCGGACTGCCTGCGAAGCATCTTGTCAGGTTGGCGTGCACCGCAGGTCTTGGCGGCGATCGACGAACTAGACGACGCAGTTTGGCAACAACCGGCGGATTGCCAGACTGAATTCAAGATGAGTTTCTTTTTCGAGTTAAGCCAGCAAGCACAAGTTTGCGAGAAGGTCGACGATTGGATTGCCACGAACGCGGCACCTGTTTCGACGGTTGTCAGTCGGCAAATCGAGGGGCCTCTCGGATTAATCGATGTCTTGCCGAGCGGCGTTCACAAAGGTTTCGCACTTCGTTGGTGGTTTGAAAATCATGATGCCCCGCTGTCATCCGCAGTCTACTGTGGTGATTCGGGTAATGACTCGGCCGCGATGACTTGTGGGGTCAATGGTGTCGTCGTTGGAAACGCGGACGATCACCTGTGTTCGGCCATGAAGAAAGCTCCTGATGCGAACGTCTATTTTGCCAAAGGAAAATCGACGATAGGGGTTTTCGAAGGGTTGCGCCATTTCTGTGACAGAAACTAA
- a CDS encoding glycosyl hydrolase translates to MYSETTGSRKTLGDVDILFHDGIYHLFHLVLPNHDYIAHAVSNDCFHWRRVENALHIGHPGSWDDSMLWTMHVTADPHRPGRWRMFYTGLSRRDHGLKQRIGMATSDNLYEWTKSSVHWVDRRSSLPYDLPGRPPQPSYDFDPNSNYPVGPDSLYYESSVDEGRHWVSWRDPFYYRDDDRGWLLCAGRVKDGPVVRRGCVAVMEETSPDVFSPRPPLHHPGLYDDIEVPNLVKLSGEYYLIGSIREDAKIRYWHTTNIGEPWKSYDDNVLMASGNYAGRICHDDKGVLLWCFFTPGRHGADRTVQNLMPPPKRLICEEGGRLRVRSFEGFGNRVRGRLSTGHLTPMKPARPGDEAICDDGVATIKSHSGFQAFLFEDDADCFRLAAKLKMVDQGKCGLVFRINRATHDGYYLSLDLVKGVAQLRSWGTGSENSGETMMQFSALQGGYWYNPVVGEAKLQLIAHGSYIELTIDGRVILSLANQDFDRGAVGIYAESTELELKDLVFERLVSPVQSDEHLTIG, encoded by the coding sequence ATGTATAGCGAAACCACCGGAAGCCGCAAAACGTTGGGTGACGTTGATATCCTGTTCCATGACGGGATCTATCACTTGTTTCACCTGGTCTTGCCGAATCATGACTACATCGCTCACGCGGTAAGCAATGATTGTTTTCATTGGCGGCGAGTCGAAAATGCTCTGCACATCGGGCACCCCGGCAGTTGGGACGATTCGATGCTGTGGACGATGCACGTCACCGCCGATCCGCATCGTCCTGGTCGTTGGCGGATGTTCTATACAGGGTTGTCGCGGCGTGATCACGGTTTGAAACAGCGGATCGGGATGGCGACCAGTGACAACCTTTATGAATGGACCAAATCGAGTGTGCATTGGGTCGATCGCCGTTCGTCGCTTCCCTATGATCTACCGGGCCGTCCCCCACAGCCCTCCTACGATTTTGATCCCAACAGCAACTATCCGGTTGGGCCAGATTCTCTGTACTACGAATCGTCTGTCGACGAAGGCCGACACTGGGTTTCATGGCGTGATCCGTTTTACTACCGCGATGACGACAGAGGTTGGTTGTTGTGTGCGGGGCGTGTCAAAGACGGGCCGGTAGTCCGTCGAGGTTGTGTCGCCGTGATGGAAGAGACAAGCCCTGATGTCTTCAGCCCCCGGCCTCCGCTGCATCACCCAGGGCTCTACGATGACATCGAAGTGCCAAACTTGGTAAAGCTCTCTGGCGAATACTATCTCATCGGCAGTATTCGTGAAGACGCGAAGATTCGCTATTGGCATACGACCAACATCGGCGAGCCTTGGAAGAGTTACGATGACAATGTCTTGATGGCCTCAGGCAACTATGCCGGAAGGATTTGCCATGATGACAAAGGTGTCTTGCTCTGGTGCTTCTTCACACCAGGACGCCATGGGGCTGATCGCACAGTGCAAAATTTGATGCCGCCTCCCAAGCGACTGATCTGCGAAGAAGGCGGACGCCTTCGCGTTAGGTCGTTCGAAGGGTTTGGAAATCGAGTTCGTGGGCGTCTTTCAACAGGCCATTTGACCCCGATGAAGCCAGCTCGGCCGGGCGACGAGGCGATCTGTGATGACGGCGTCGCGACCATCAAAAGCCATAGTGGATTCCAGGCGTTCTTGTTCGAAGATGACGCCGATTGTTTCCGCTTGGCAGCGAAGTTGAAGATGGTAGACCAAGGCAAGTGTGGCTTGGTATTTCGTATCAATCGTGCAACACATGACGGATACTATTTGTCGCTTGACCTTGTAAAAGGAGTCGCCCAATTGCGATCTTGGGGGACGGGCAGTGAAAATAGCGGCGAGACGATGATGCAGTTTTCGGCCTTGCAAGGCGGGTATTGGTACAACCCTGTCGTCGGTGAAGCAAAGCTACAGTTGATTGCACACGGCAGCTACATCGAACTCACCATCGACGGCCGGGTAATCCTTTCCCTGGCAAACCAAGATTTCGATCGCGGTGCGGTCGGGATCTACGCTGAAAGCACCGAGCTTGAATTGAAAGACCTCGTGTTCGAAAGATTGGTCTCTCCAGTCCAATCGGACGAGCATTTGACGATCGGATAG
- a CDS encoding PA2169 family four-helix-bundle protein: MNLETQTDLDKTTLRAANNLVQANIDSAKGFEEIASEVSDKQLSELFRSIGETRRTLIEELQQHIKLSGETPPSDGTWLAALHRSWIDLRSAISGGDPKGILIEAERGEDYIKQAYEDVIKRTAGSALNAVLLRQYETVKKGHASIRTLREALVE, translated from the coding sequence ATGAATCTCGAAACTCAAACAGATCTGGATAAGACGACGCTGCGGGCGGCGAACAACCTCGTTCAGGCTAATATCGATTCGGCAAAAGGCTTCGAGGAGATCGCCAGCGAAGTTTCGGACAAACAGCTTTCTGAGTTGTTCCGCAGCATTGGTGAAACGCGACGGACGCTCATCGAAGAATTGCAACAGCACATCAAGTTATCTGGCGAGACTCCACCGAGTGATGGAACTTGGCTCGCAGCGTTACATCGTTCTTGGATTGACTTGCGCTCAGCTATTTCAGGCGGCGATCCGAAGGGCATCCTAATTGAGGCGGAACGAGGTGAAGACTACATCAAGCAGGCTTACGAAGATGTAATCAAGAGAACTGCCGGCAGTGCACTGAATGCGGTTTTGCTGCGGCAGTATGAAACCGTCAAAAAGGGGCACGCCTCAATCCGTACGCTACGTGAAGCACTGGTGGAGTAA
- a CDS encoding alkaline phosphatase family protein, whose amino-acid sequence MSKKCILFVIDAMAFDVVRDWLASDRLPNIAKMISRGGSLHPCISIFPSITPAATCSIASGSYPKDHGIEGACWYDAESADTAYFGDDLRLVLQEGMRDYLIDFGDRLNFERLRTPLIYEQLHAQGIESACLNFMWFRGPHVHPRTTPLGIRLAAGKLSDEICGPKYMKLGDFVHSLPEGVGEVEGMEAGMFGKFGFHDETTAACLKAMAEADELPPVTVAYFPLNDSDAHEEGLTAAASKRLTSFDQHLGELVELIGGWDRVGTEFSFIMVGDHSQSEPHGDSMNLIELENYLQEFKRADFSTGLEDDSQLLICPNMRAAAIYFADDCLDVRREVVYRVLKDPNVDQIVMENLELDGAKKYVVATSDRGRLEFWRADSEHDDGNCDIEGYEKVDHFTDAHGNKWAMCGDLEALDYQVDSDGNLVDGLYPNACERIEGAFTSGSSPIWVTAIPGAEFSVRETNQHPGGSHGSLHKDDSISGLIVSPDLSAKMNDPERPMSRITDIMEYCLHSIGAKRLPSDQVPMSHFSITES is encoded by the coding sequence ATGAGCAAGAAATGTATTCTATTCGTCATCGACGCGATGGCGTTCGATGTTGTACGGGACTGGTTGGCTAGCGACCGCCTACCGAATATTGCGAAGATGATAAGCCGAGGCGGATCTTTGCATCCGTGCATCTCGATTTTCCCTTCGATCACGCCAGCTGCAACATGCTCGATCGCATCGGGCTCCTATCCCAAAGACCACGGAATCGAAGGTGCATGTTGGTACGACGCGGAATCAGCGGACACAGCCTATTTTGGCGATGACCTTCGGCTTGTCCTTCAAGAAGGCATGCGTGACTATTTGATCGACTTTGGAGATCGGCTGAACTTCGAACGGCTACGTACCCCGTTGATCTACGAACAGCTACATGCTCAAGGTATCGAATCAGCGTGCTTGAACTTTATGTGGTTCCGTGGTCCTCACGTTCATCCTCGGACAACACCGCTGGGGATCCGGCTCGCCGCCGGAAAGTTGTCTGACGAAATTTGCGGGCCCAAATACATGAAGCTTGGTGACTTCGTGCATAGCCTTCCAGAAGGCGTCGGCGAGGTCGAAGGAATGGAAGCGGGCATGTTTGGAAAGTTCGGCTTTCACGACGAAACGACCGCAGCGTGTCTGAAAGCGATGGCGGAAGCGGATGAGCTGCCACCGGTGACAGTTGCGTATTTCCCGCTGAATGATAGTGATGCACATGAAGAAGGCTTGACTGCCGCTGCGTCGAAACGTCTGACAAGTTTTGATCAGCACCTTGGCGAATTGGTTGAGCTGATCGGCGGATGGGATCGTGTCGGAACAGAATTCTCGTTCATCATGGTTGGAGACCATTCGCAATCGGAGCCCCATGGCGATTCGATGAATTTGATCGAGCTGGAAAACTACCTGCAGGAATTCAAGCGAGCTGATTTTTCTACAGGGCTGGAAGACGATTCTCAGCTTTTGATTTGTCCCAATATGCGAGCCGCGGCGATCTATTTCGCCGATGATTGCCTCGATGTCCGAAGAGAGGTTGTCTATCGCGTTCTGAAAGATCCGAATGTCGATCAGATCGTCATGGAGAACCTGGAATTGGATGGGGCGAAGAAGTATGTCGTCGCGACATCCGACCGGGGCCGATTGGAGTTTTGGCGTGCCGACAGCGAACACGATGATGGCAACTGCGATATCGAAGGCTACGAGAAGGTTGACCACTTTACCGATGCACACGGGAACAAGTGGGCAATGTGCGGCGATCTAGAAGCACTCGATTATCAGGTCGATAGTGATGGTAACCTAGTCGATGGCCTTTACCCGAATGCGTGCGAGCGTATCGAAGGTGCTTTCACCAGCGGTTCATCACCTATTTGGGTCACCGCTATTCCTGGTGCCGAGTTCTCAGTGCGTGAGACAAACCAGCATCCCGGTGGAAGCCACGGTTCGCTGCACAAAGACGATTCGATCTCAGGCTTGATCGTTAGTCCCGATCTGTCGGCCAAGATGAACGATCCTGAACGCCCAATGTCACGGATCACGGACATCATGGAGTATTGTCTCCATAGCATTGGAGCGAAGCGACTTCCCAGTGACCAAGTCCCAATGAGCCATTTCTCAATCACAGAAAGCTAG